One genomic region from Myripristis murdjan chromosome 7, fMyrMur1.1, whole genome shotgun sequence encodes:
- the LOC115362748 gene encoding proteasomal ubiquitin receptor ADRM1-like isoform X1, whose translation MPFSALSQKPVLITITILIMASGALFPSLVSGSRGSSSKYLVEFRAGKMTMKGSTVTPDKRKGQVYIQQTDDSLIHFCWKDRTTGNVDDDLIIFPDDCEFKRVNQCTTGRVYVLKFKAGSKRLFFWMQEPKTDKDEEYCRKVNEYLNNPPMPGALGSGGSGGHDLSALGDFLFSFKGEGGLQSLLGNMSHNQLMQLIGPTGLGGLGGLGALTGPGLASLLGSGAPAASNSSTSPSTAVTPTSTSAASRLGSSQVPTTPITPSATSAASPTATTPSTPAVSSLAAGAASPTQPIQLSDLQSILATMNVPASGQGVDLASVLTPEIMAPILANAEVQQRLMPYLPSGESLPQSTEELHNTLSSPQFQQAMSMFSSALASGQLGPLMNQFGLPAEAVDAANKGDVEAFAKAMETENKSDQDGDSKDKKDDDEDMSLD comes from the exons ATGcctttctctgctctgtcacaGAAGCCAGtcctcatcaccatcaccatcctcATCATGGCCTCTGGAGCACTGTTCCCCAGTCTGGTGTCTGGCTCCCGCGGCTCCTCCAGCAAATACCTGGTGGAGTTTCGGGCCGGGAAGATGACGATGAAGGGCAGTACGGTGACCCCTGACAAGCGCAAGGGCCAGGTGTACATCCAGCAGACTGACGACTCCCTCATCCATTTCTGCTGGAAGGACCGCACGACTGGAAACGTGGACGAC GACCTGATCATCTTCCCTGATGACTGTGAGTTCAAGCGAGTCAACCAGTGCACCACTgggcgtgtgtatgtgttgaaGTTCAAAGCCGGATCCAAAAGACTCTTCTTCTGGATGCAG GAGCCCAAGACTGATAAGGACGAGGAATATTGCCGCAAGGTGAATGAGTATCTGAACAACCCGCCGATGCCTGGAGCTCTGGGCAGCGGAGGCAGCGGGGGGCACGATCTGTCTGCTCTGGGCG attttctgttttcattcaaaGGGGAGGGCGGTCTGCAGAGCCTGCTGGGTAACATGAGCCACAACCAGCTCATGCAGCTGATCGGACCAACTGGACTTGGAGGTCTCG gtggGCTTGGGGCTTTGACTGGACCCGGCCTGGCCAGTTTGCTGGGCAGCGGCGCCCCAGCAGCCAGCAACTCCTCCACAAG tCCATCCACAGCGGTCACCCCTACCTCCACCTCCGCCGCCAGCCGCCTCGGTTCCTCCCAGGTGCCGACCACACCCATCACCCCCTCTGCCACCTCAGCAGCCTCGCCCACAGccaccaccccctccacccccgccGTCTCCTCCCTGGCAGCGGGGGCGGCAAGCCCCACGCAGCCCATCCAGCTGAGCGACCTGCAGAGCATCCTGGCCACCATGAACGTGCCTGCAAGCGGGCAGGGAG TTGACCTTGCCAGCGTCCTGACGCCTGAGATCATGGCTCCTATCCTGGCCAACGCCGAGGTGCAGCAGAGGCTGATGCCTTATCTTCCCTCTGGAGAATCCCTGCCTCAGAGCACAGAGGAGCTGCACAACACTCTCAGCTCACCGCAGTTTCAGCAG GCAATGAGCATGTTCAGCAGCGCCCTGGCGTCGGGGCAGTTAGGGCCTCTAATGAACCAGTTTGGCCTGCCTGCAGAAGCCGTCGATGCTGCGAACAAAGGAG ATGTTGAGGCTTTTGCCAAAGCCATGGAGACAGAGAACAAGTCAGACCAGGATGGAGACTCCAAAGACAAGAAAGACGATGACGAGGACATGAGTTTGGACTAA
- the LOC115362748 gene encoding proteasomal ubiquitin receptor ADRM1-like isoform X3: protein MASGALFPSLVSGSRGSSSKYLVEFRAGKMTMKGSTVTPDKRKGQVYIQQTDDSLIHFCWKDRTTGNVDDDLIIFPDDCEFKRVNQCTTGRVYVLKFKAGSKRLFFWMQEPKTDKDEEYCRKVNEYLNNPPMPGALGSGGSGGHDLSALGDFLFSFKGEGGLQSLLGNMSHNQLMQLIGPTGLGGLGGLGALTGPGLASLLGSGAPAASNSSTSPSTAVTPTSTSAASRLGSSQVPTTPITPSATSAASPTATTPSTPAVSSLAAGAASPTQPIQLSDLQSILATMNVPASGQGVDLASVLTPEIMAPILANAEVQQRLMPYLPSGESLPQSTEELHNTLSSPQFQQAMSMFSSALASGQLGPLMNQFGLPAEAVDAANKGDVEAFAKAMETENKSDQDGDSKDKKDDDEDMSLD from the exons ATGGCCTCTGGAGCACTGTTCCCCAGTCTGGTGTCTGGCTCCCGCGGCTCCTCCAGCAAATACCTGGTGGAGTTTCGGGCCGGGAAGATGACGATGAAGGGCAGTACGGTGACCCCTGACAAGCGCAAGGGCCAGGTGTACATCCAGCAGACTGACGACTCCCTCATCCATTTCTGCTGGAAGGACCGCACGACTGGAAACGTGGACGAC GACCTGATCATCTTCCCTGATGACTGTGAGTTCAAGCGAGTCAACCAGTGCACCACTgggcgtgtgtatgtgttgaaGTTCAAAGCCGGATCCAAAAGACTCTTCTTCTGGATGCAG GAGCCCAAGACTGATAAGGACGAGGAATATTGCCGCAAGGTGAATGAGTATCTGAACAACCCGCCGATGCCTGGAGCTCTGGGCAGCGGAGGCAGCGGGGGGCACGATCTGTCTGCTCTGGGCG attttctgttttcattcaaaGGGGAGGGCGGTCTGCAGAGCCTGCTGGGTAACATGAGCCACAACCAGCTCATGCAGCTGATCGGACCAACTGGACTTGGAGGTCTCG gtggGCTTGGGGCTTTGACTGGACCCGGCCTGGCCAGTTTGCTGGGCAGCGGCGCCCCAGCAGCCAGCAACTCCTCCACAAG tCCATCCACAGCGGTCACCCCTACCTCCACCTCCGCCGCCAGCCGCCTCGGTTCCTCCCAGGTGCCGACCACACCCATCACCCCCTCTGCCACCTCAGCAGCCTCGCCCACAGccaccaccccctccacccccgccGTCTCCTCCCTGGCAGCGGGGGCGGCAAGCCCCACGCAGCCCATCCAGCTGAGCGACCTGCAGAGCATCCTGGCCACCATGAACGTGCCTGCAAGCGGGCAGGGAG TTGACCTTGCCAGCGTCCTGACGCCTGAGATCATGGCTCCTATCCTGGCCAACGCCGAGGTGCAGCAGAGGCTGATGCCTTATCTTCCCTCTGGAGAATCCCTGCCTCAGAGCACAGAGGAGCTGCACAACACTCTCAGCTCACCGCAGTTTCAGCAG GCAATGAGCATGTTCAGCAGCGCCCTGGCGTCGGGGCAGTTAGGGCCTCTAATGAACCAGTTTGGCCTGCCTGCAGAAGCCGTCGATGCTGCGAACAAAGGAG ATGTTGAGGCTTTTGCCAAAGCCATGGAGACAGAGAACAAGTCAGACCAGGATGGAGACTCCAAAGACAAGAAAGACGATGACGAGGACATGAGTTTGGACTAA
- the LOC115362748 gene encoding proteasomal ubiquitin receptor ADRM1-like isoform X2 — protein sequence MPFSALSQKPVLITITILIMASGALFPSLVSGSRGSSSKYLVEFRAGKMTMKGSTVTPDKRKGQVYIQQTDDSLIHFCWKDRTTGNVDDDLIIFPDDCEFKRVNQCTTGRVYVLKFKAGSKRLFFWMQEPKTDKDEEYCRKVNEYLNNPPMPGALGSGGSGGHDLSALGGEGGLQSLLGNMSHNQLMQLIGPTGLGGLGGLGALTGPGLASLLGSGAPAASNSSTSPSTAVTPTSTSAASRLGSSQVPTTPITPSATSAASPTATTPSTPAVSSLAAGAASPTQPIQLSDLQSILATMNVPASGQGVDLASVLTPEIMAPILANAEVQQRLMPYLPSGESLPQSTEELHNTLSSPQFQQAMSMFSSALASGQLGPLMNQFGLPAEAVDAANKGDVEAFAKAMETENKSDQDGDSKDKKDDDEDMSLD from the exons ATGcctttctctgctctgtcacaGAAGCCAGtcctcatcaccatcaccatcctcATCATGGCCTCTGGAGCACTGTTCCCCAGTCTGGTGTCTGGCTCCCGCGGCTCCTCCAGCAAATACCTGGTGGAGTTTCGGGCCGGGAAGATGACGATGAAGGGCAGTACGGTGACCCCTGACAAGCGCAAGGGCCAGGTGTACATCCAGCAGACTGACGACTCCCTCATCCATTTCTGCTGGAAGGACCGCACGACTGGAAACGTGGACGAC GACCTGATCATCTTCCCTGATGACTGTGAGTTCAAGCGAGTCAACCAGTGCACCACTgggcgtgtgtatgtgttgaaGTTCAAAGCCGGATCCAAAAGACTCTTCTTCTGGATGCAG GAGCCCAAGACTGATAAGGACGAGGAATATTGCCGCAAGGTGAATGAGTATCTGAACAACCCGCCGATGCCTGGAGCTCTGGGCAGCGGAGGCAGCGGGGGGCACGATCTGTCTGCTCTGGGCG GGGAGGGCGGTCTGCAGAGCCTGCTGGGTAACATGAGCCACAACCAGCTCATGCAGCTGATCGGACCAACTGGACTTGGAGGTCTCG gtggGCTTGGGGCTTTGACTGGACCCGGCCTGGCCAGTTTGCTGGGCAGCGGCGCCCCAGCAGCCAGCAACTCCTCCACAAG tCCATCCACAGCGGTCACCCCTACCTCCACCTCCGCCGCCAGCCGCCTCGGTTCCTCCCAGGTGCCGACCACACCCATCACCCCCTCTGCCACCTCAGCAGCCTCGCCCACAGccaccaccccctccacccccgccGTCTCCTCCCTGGCAGCGGGGGCGGCAAGCCCCACGCAGCCCATCCAGCTGAGCGACCTGCAGAGCATCCTGGCCACCATGAACGTGCCTGCAAGCGGGCAGGGAG TTGACCTTGCCAGCGTCCTGACGCCTGAGATCATGGCTCCTATCCTGGCCAACGCCGAGGTGCAGCAGAGGCTGATGCCTTATCTTCCCTCTGGAGAATCCCTGCCTCAGAGCACAGAGGAGCTGCACAACACTCTCAGCTCACCGCAGTTTCAGCAG GCAATGAGCATGTTCAGCAGCGCCCTGGCGTCGGGGCAGTTAGGGCCTCTAATGAACCAGTTTGGCCTGCCTGCAGAAGCCGTCGATGCTGCGAACAAAGGAG ATGTTGAGGCTTTTGCCAAAGCCATGGAGACAGAGAACAAGTCAGACCAGGATGGAGACTCCAAAGACAAGAAAGACGATGACGAGGACATGAGTTTGGACTAA